DNA sequence from the Vicia villosa cultivar HV-30 ecotype Madison, WI linkage group LG3, Vvil1.0, whole genome shotgun sequence genome:
GATTAGAAGACAATTTCTTTGAGCTTTTCCCCTTGTTTCCTTCTTTTGCCTTTCTAGTTATCGCATCATCATCTAACATATAAAATTATTGACAGTTATCACAGGGTGATAAATTTTTCTCACACACAGAATGAAAGAAGAATGCCAAAGACGGCTTTACCTTGTTTCTTATTACTTTTACCGAACAGAGAATTTAATGATTTGGAATCATGCTTCTGAGTTTCATTTGCTGCTTCGATTTTTCCATAGAAGACTATCTCACTTGTAGAAAGAGTATTTGATTCTGCTTTGGACTCTTTTGTGACAGGACTGACAAGAACATCTTTGATAAGAGTTTCACGGCTGCTCAATGAATCAATTGAATCTTTGCCAGAAACTCTATGTTTTACCGTCTGGTCTGAATCTACCTTGTTTTGAATGGTTGTGGTAGTTTTTGACACATCTTGTTTTTCATTTCTAGTCAAAGAAGAATCATTGTACACTATAGGACTATCATTTTGAGTGGTAATCTCAGTGACGATCCAATCCTTAGCGCTCGAGCATTTCTCGAGTTTAAACTTATTTTTTGACCTTGAGATTCTCTCTGACCTAATAGGCATTGCCAAAGTCACCCCTTTACTCGCCCATTTATATATTGAGAAATGAAACTTCTCATTGCTGGTATTATCATTATCATCCGGAGAAACTTCAGTAACAGACGTGTCCTGTTTCATAATGTTTCCTTTGTCTACTTTATCAGATAGGCCCGAGTTTGAAAACTCCTTCGATAGCAGACTTTGCCTGTTAGACGGTTTCAAATCCTTTCGCGACTCCTTATGTTGAGCTGAAAATCGAGATAGATTAGAATCTGAGAACACTAATCCATTTGAAGCAGCAATATTATTGTCGAGCGGATTCCTACTACTAGGAGGTGAACCAAATATCCCTTTCGTCGATGTGGCCGGAAGGCTGATCAGTTGAATTTGGAATGAGTAAACATCAGAGAGAAATTAAAGACGAACAACAAGTCACTAATGCATTGCTATGATATTAGAATTAGCTAAAACAAGAAACTATGCTATCATCATCAAATAACCAACATATTAAACAccaatgaataaaaattaaaaactacgAAACACAGACACCAGAAACACGAAACTGAGAGATAGACAAAAGTGCAGAGAAAAAGAAAACCTGAAGGATGGAGGGAGAGAAGACGCAAGTGGCTGAAGATCGCGTTTCTTCGGCGTTGAACACCCACTCGGACTCTGAGACTGAGACTGAGATTCTTCTCCTCCAAATATATCATCAAAGAAATCTTTAGCCTTTTTGTTTGTGTAACGTCTTCTAACTCCACTATCATCACCAAACACCGATTTCCCTCTCTCACCCTCCATCGGCCACTTACAGCATCCCGATTCACCTTCTTCTCCACTGAACCCCGACGACCGCCGCGGCGGTCCCCCAAACACGTCGTTGAAATCAACTTCCAATTCCCTCTGCGACGTACTCGGATTGCTATAGCTATCGTCATCACGCTGTTCAGAAGAATTATAAAATCTCTCCATTGATAAGAAATTCAAAATCTGGCGGGAAATTGTTagagaagaaaagagaagagttgaaaggtttatgagaaagagcAACCATGTCAGAGAAGAGAAATTTGAAATAATAACTGTATTATTACAGAAAAGGACAAAATGGGAAATCTAATAGAAACTGCAAAACCACAAAATATATATACGGATAAAGtttgaattattatttaaatattaatttgtgAATCTAATTAAACCCACACCACACACCACAACCTCTCATTTTTCTTCTCTGGCTTCTTCGTCTTTTTCTCTcggattatatttattattaattatatatatatatatataaaaaaacaacaaacaagATTAATTTTATTTAGCTATGGTCTTTGTTTATCTTTGAAACTGTCTCATGTGATATCTATAAGACAAGGAAAGATAGGAACTAAATACACTGGCAGTGTCCAGAAAGAAAGGgaataataaaatatttggaaaatatTTGTGGTTTCGGGGGAAAACAAATTGTACTGGAAAAATTGTAATGACAAAAAAACCTTAACAAGCGTCAAATCTGGGCAACCAATAGTTTTCATGTATAATGCAGAAGAAAAAAACAAGTAGCCAATAATGTTTGCTGTTCAATGCAGCAGAAACCAACAAGCATCCAAACAATAAGGGGGAAATCAAAATTTAAGATGGTAAATAGGTTTCGAACAATTTTTTAGTTCGGGAACTATCTCAATAGATTTTGACAATGAGAGTAAGATTATGTACTATAATTGTTCATGCATTTTGGTAAAGGGTGTCTATCTCTATGATTATGTAAtagttaaagtttattttatttatgtgtctagtgaattaatttgattataatattaaagtcataaatatattattaggGTACAGTTTTTCTCTAATGAGTTTAAGTGTGAGTATTAAAGTCTCATATCGACTATGAAGGAAGAAAATGTTGAGTTTATAATAGAGATGATTCATATCTCAATTGTCTTAAGGTTTTAGATAGATATGTGGCGTTAAAGTCTTGATCTCACCACTAGGAATTATACTTTCAATTATCCATACTTATCTCATATGAACCTTTTCAAGCATCAATATGTTTTAGCCTGGCTTGATACACCTCATTGTttgtcaaataaataataatgtgaCTATCACAATGCAATGGATTGAATCATTGCTTTCTAACAAATAGGTCATCCTGCTAAAATAAAGACATATCGTGATGTAGACCTCCTATCATCCATTTCACTAGCATAATCTGAATCAACATATCCTACAACTGAAGAACCACTTTGTTCACTGCTAAACATGATACCATAACTCATAGTATCTTTCAAGTACCCAAAAATCCACTTGACTACTTTCCAATGACGCTTTCCTAATTTGGACATAAGCTTACAAACTTGACTTACAACTTGTGCCAAATATGGTATTGTGTAGATCATAGCACATATTAAACAACCAACAACTCTAGCATAAGGGACCTTTGACATATATTTAGCTTCTGCATCTGTCTTTGGACATTTATCCAATGAGAGCTTAAAGTGATTCGCCAACGAAATATTTACAGCCTTCGAATTACTCATGTCAATCTTGTATAAAACTTTTTCAACATAGCTTTTCAGAGAGAGCCATAATAGTCCTTGTGAATTTTCATACCAAGAATCTTCTTAGCAACACATAAGTCTTTTATGTCAAACTTCTTTCGTAACATGATTTTCATATCATTTACATCATGTAAATGATCAATAACAATCAATAtatcattaatataaaataagagaaaaataaaagatccaTCATCAAGACTCCTAACATAAACACAACAATCATACTCACACCTTCTATATGAATCAAAGAGATTGTACCATTATCTTGGAGAATCCTTTAAACCATACAAATACCTCTTTAATTTACATACTAGTCTGCCATGTCAAGTGACACTGAAACCCTTTGGCCGCTTCAACTAGTAAAAAGTCCATTTACTACCAAATCTTCATACTCGTATATTTTTGGTGACTTGGTTGAATGATGCTCTCTGTCATGTACAAGAATATAATCTTGCACTCCACCTGAAACTTCATATTTATGGTCAATTTCAGTACCAGAGCATGGTTCCTCATATGGTTCAACGAGTGTTGCAAATTGTTCACTGATGGCGGGTCAACATCCACCTGAATCCCCTGTTTGCTGGATGTTGATACATTTGTTAAAACTAACTACTTCAACATTAATTGCTCATTAAAACAACATCTCTATTGACTACCGTCTTATTTTTAATCGGATCCTATAACTTGAACCCCTTCACACCTTTTGCGTATTGATAAGACGCACTTCTTCGACTTTGGATCAAGTTTGGATCGATCTTCACGGGATATCTGCACATAAATAGGACacccaaaaaccctaaaattttCAAGGTCAATTGGATTACATGTCCATACCTCCTCTACAACCTTCCTCTCTAATAAAGTCAATGGTGACCTGTTGATAAGATAACACGCCATGTTAACCGTCACCACCCAGAAACCTTTTGATAGTCCATTATTCAACAAGAGACATCTTTCCCTTTTGGTTAAAGACCTATTCATTCTCTCTGACATACCATTTTTACGGTGTCTTGCAAACTGAGAAATGTTTTTGAAAACCGTGTTCTTCATAAAACCTCTTCAACTTCAAATGAGTGTAATCTGTCCCAATATCTGACTGAATATACTTGATTTTTATGCCTGCTTGATTCTCTACCTCTGTCTTCCACAACTTGAATTTCAAAAGACTTTATATTTCTGCTTTAAGAAATACACTCAAACCTTGCGAGAAAAATTATCTGTGAAAGTCACAAAATACCTGGAACCACCCATGGAAACCTTTTTCGTAGACCCCCACACATCTTAATATACATAGTCTGAAATTCCCTCTGTCTTGTACTTTCCGATCTTAAAATGAACAATACATTGTTTCCCAATTATACAACACTTTCACAATTCCAACTTGCAACTACAAACACCTTTCAATAGctttctctgatgaagttccaTCATCCTAGGCTCGCTGATATGACCCATACACATATGCTAGAGTTTGGTTGCATCATTATCATACTCAACTGATGCAGCATCACCTATAACAATCTTTCCCAATAATTTGTATATGTTACATGCAGTCCTCTTTGTTGTCATCATAGTCAATGTACCCTTTCTAACCTTCATAATGTCCCTATATTCATCAGATATGTATAAGAAATCATTTGCATGTATAGTATCTTCGGAAATCAAGTTCTTCCTAAATTCAGGAATATATCAGACTTTGTTCAATGTTCGCACGATGTAACACCCAAAACCCATGATACAAAAAatccttttatttataaaatattgtgGAATATAATAGAATGCGATAAGGGCGTCACATACCAATTCCTTAACTTTGCTTTAAAGATGGAAATTTAAATCCGAAACATAATAGTAAAACATCATTATTCGGTTCAatccaaaataaaacaaatgatgAAAGGTGCCTTTCcgatgttacaatatcagagctaTTATTCGGAAAGAAACTACTAGCCGACATAAGGTTCAACGAAACATAAATAAGAACGCGAAGCAATTAAACATACCATCTACACTATCCTCCATGATTAATCAACAACTATCATTCCTCATACTTAACTTGAGCATCATCTGCATGAGTTCACATATATAGCAACATGGAAACAAAAAATGGAGAGAATACATTCTATAATTAAATAGTGTAAAATAGAAAGGATAATACACAATACTCTATTTACAATCAATAGCAGTTACACGATTTCAAAATTACATGCAAGCTTAAGTATTCAATGTTCATATCCCCTACTCCCATGCATGTAGTACCATCGCCGAATTTAAGAGTTATTTACTAAGTCGCCGAAGTTCTACATATGATGCATGATGATGACAATGAAATGCAATGCTTCCATCAGAACCTCCAATACCACATGATACATCGCCAATAAGGCTAACGCCAGTTCTCATAACCTAATACACCGCTAAAAAGCTAAGCTCCGGTCCTCACGAAACTTATATCACCGCCCAAAAAAGGCTAAACACTAGTTATCGAGAACCTTATAACACTAAATTTTAATACTGCTGATTAAGGCTAATAGTGGTTCTTGTGAACCTAATAACACCGCCAAATAGGCAAAACAACGGTTCTCTCGAACCCAAACACAAATAACACCAGTTCTGTCGCGCCAAGATATATACATGGGTGTATCACACACTTAAAACATAACAGAGCTGccatcatattttatttattcctAAGAAACGGGGAAATATTGATCAAACCTTTTAAGAAGGAGAAAACATGGTCATCACAACCAgtttagggttcgggagtcggttatgcgaggggaaggtgttaggcacccccaaCATCAGTTATATTACGGAAACCTCCTAATATACTAGGATTAAGTTGTTTATTTGCAATTGGTTATTTATTtacaaagaaaagggaaaaaaaatGATTATTCTTTATTATTGAGCTCGCCAGAATTTCAGAACCCTGTGCCAACGTATTTTCACTGTGCAATGAAAAAGTTAAAGCCTTCGTAGTTCAACTATTTGTTGGTCAATTATTTTTATAGAACAACGTTAGATCGTCTTCAAGTGATTAAACGTATGCATGTATGCTCGCACAATGGAAACTTATGCGTTGTTTGTATTCGCATTAAGGGaccaaactgttttttttttttgaaaaaatctttgatttttgatttaaGTTAGATATCTGAGAAAGTCAATGGTTTGATGGGTTAGATGATGTTTAAGtttaatgaaaaaattaattttttgttgttttttatatttataaaagaaagaaaagaaatattttttgcaTTCTGATGGATTAATTAAATAACTagcttatataaaaataatattattgaatataaaatatgaaataaaagtatAAGTGTAAGAGAAAGATATAAGTAAAATATAATTGTAATTGAAATCAATTTTGATATTAGTGCAACCAAtcatgtaatatatattttttgcaaTATTCTTAACAAACGAAATAGGAAAACTAGTAGTATGTTAATGTCAAGCTCATGTGTTCAACTATCGAGACCAAAATTTTAAACGTTATTCCCTTTTCTAATCTATTAGATCATTGACATTAGATATGTCAAAATAgactacccggccctaaacgggcgGGCTCTAGCGGGCCCTGGGCTTTTTAAGGCTCGGCCAAAAAGGCCCGGTTtaatatgggctcgagaattACTACCCGAGCTCTGTCCTAGATGGGGTTCGGACTACCCAGTCCTAAACgggcttttttaattaaaaaaataaaaatattattatatttattataactaaaataaaaaattatattattttaaatataatacaattttaagtactatattatctcttataaatacaataatgcatttttaaatacaatatatgtccaaattgtataaaataatacttgaacggaaaaactaatataatacaatctaagaatgttgataatattattgtattatatttaaaagtgaaagatcgaatagaatagagataaaatttagtgaggaGAAAAAAATCAATATGATATTTGGAgtaaacaatataaatattattatattttttttaattttataattatgcgggcctgatGGGCTACCCACGATCCATATGGGCTAGCTCTAATGGGTAGCGGACTTTTTAGAactgggctaaaaaggccctgaaaaatattggctctaattttaaggctcgAGCCCTATAATTTTTCGGGCCTAGCGGGCTGGCCCATATCGgttagcccattttgacagctctaattgACATATATCAAGAAATATATTCTTGAAAATTTGATACAATTATTTCTATGTTTATTTCAagtttataaaatttgtttttattttttagaatattGTTAGAcataatttgtttaaaatttatttaaataaaaatttaaattaaataaaatttgtaaaatttctAGAATAATATAACTTTTTTGCCAAACACATAtaagaatattatttttaaaaataataatttgaaaagtgtgattccaaacaaaattattttttaatttgaaacaaacataaatatttttaacGTAATATATCAATCTACTCGAATATCTTAGTCACCCGAAGAAATTCTATTTTTGTCggaggtgcatctacgaaagcgttAAAAACATAGTGAATCTTTagaaaattgaaattaattcagtTCATGAAATCTTCCATAGTTACATCTACGTATTAAAAATAGAGTGTTCCATATATGTAACTACAGAACATTCcgttatattttcaaatcaactacaTTTTACTCCAAAActccaatttttttaacaaaaatggaacatcaaattatagtaaatctAAATAAATGGAAAACCTCAATTGCACTActttgatttactataatttgttgttctatttttgtttaaaaaattagagtTTAGGAGTGAAATGTAGTTGGTTTAAAAATATAACACAATGTTCTGTAAGTACATCTACGAAACACTATATTTTCAATATCTTCTGTAGTGTAGTTACAGAAGATATCATGAactgaattaatttcaatttttcaaaGGTTCACTATATTTTTAACGCTTTCGTAGAAGCACCTtcagaaaaaaccaaattttagaaaaaaaataatacttttgaaaatatatctacaaaaatagaaaaacatttttgataaCATGCATGgtatggtatgttagaaacccaTAAAGTGAGATAAGAGATTTCCTACTTTTAATTACTCAAGTGCAAAAGTGATCCCTACAGAGTCACCTACCCTGACTAGGGCTTTCCTTTTTCATTGAGGTCTTGGGCTTTTGTTTTCATCCATTTTATTAGGCCCAATATTGTCATTTGATCCAGCATCTATATGCACTTCCATATCAATTTTGTTCCTGAGATGCTCTAAGAAATTGAGAAGACGAAAAAGCATTCATATGTTGCGTAAACCTTAAAAGGTTAATAACGATGCCGTCTCCGGATACgaagagactgcatggttgaGAGGCAGATTTGAGTTAACTCTTCAATTTTTCGAGCAACCCACCCACTGTACGATTTTTTTCCCGAATGATTTGATGAAAGTGTTGTGCTCAGCTACACATATTGATCGTTTATGCACACTACCTGGAAAAGATAATGTGCTTATCTTCTACATCTGTCTCTGTGAGGTCACGGTTTCCCCATTGGTACCATTGCTGACTCAGGTATTGTACTTTTGGCCCTGGTGGTATTGTTTATCATTCCGCGATTAAGTTTCTTATGGTTGTTGAATTAAATTTCTTATCACTGTGGAATATCTAAGGAGCAATAGGCTGGAGCATGCAGAATGTTTGATAAACTGCTGTTTACCTGAAGCTCATAGGCAAGAATTTTGCATCTCTTAGTTATTGTCAATAATTTAACCATGTAGAACTTTCCATTTACCCTGCTGATTACAATCATGTAATATAATTGCATGGTGCAGAATCATCCTTTTTGTAAATTTCATCATTAAGCTGCAAGATGATATGTCAAGTTAAAACAGTAATCAATGAGTAAGATCTAGATATGAATGATCTAGACCTTGAAATAAAACATAAAGTGCAACATTCTGTATTTTCTGTTTATTAAATTGGCTAGCATCCTTGCAGATTGATTAAAATAAGCtctcatataaaatatttaacattGTTATTTGATATATCCCTTTACCCTGTCTATTATTCAACATATTATTTAAACATATGATTCATGAAGACACTAAGTTCAATCCGTGATCTATACAACTATTAATTTTTGCATCAGGAACAACATACGGAAATCTAAATAAAGCTTTAGAAGACTCCAACGACGTAGGGATTCACAAAACTCTTCTTACAATTTAACTTAAAACTTCCACAGAGAGCTAATACGAAAAGTTATTTGGCTCTCCTTGCAAATTACTCAAGACTTTCACAGGGAGCAAATACAAGAACTCGTCGAACTCTCCTTGCCAATTAACCCAAGACTTCTACAAGGAGCAAACGTAGGAACCCATCAGACTCTCCTTGCAAATTAATCTAAGACTTGCACAGGGAGCAAACGCAAGAACCCATCCCACCGGGCTCTCCTTGCAAATTAACCCAAGATTTCTACAAAGAGCAAATGTGGAAATCTATCGGGCTCTCCTTGCAAATTAATCCAAGACTTACACAGGGAGCGAATGCAAGAACCCACCCCACCAGACTCTCCTTACAAATTAACCGAAGACTTCCACAGGGTGCAAACAATAGAACCCATCAAGCCCTCCTTGCAAATTAACTCAAGACTTTCACAGGGAGCAAACGTTAGAATCAATCGGGCTCTCCTTACAAATTAACCCCAAGACATTCATAGGGAACAAATGATGGAACCCATTAGACTCTCATTTTACTTAACCGCGTCCTAAGTAACAAACAATGGAACCCTCTGGATTTTCCATTCGCTGGCGATGGAAAAGGGACATAAGAAATTTGGAATTCTACCATCAAAATTAGTGAGACAAGAAGGTTGGGTGAACTTCATATGACTATCAAAGATTCTTAAA
Encoded proteins:
- the LOC131660169 gene encoding J domain-containing protein required for chloroplast accumulation response 1 isoform X4 is translated as MERFYNSSEQRDDDSYSNPSTSQRELEVDFNDVFGGPPRRSSGFSGEEGESGCCKWPMEGERGKSVFGDDSGVRRRYTNKKAKDFFDDIFGGEESQSQSQSPSGCSTPKKRDLQPLASSLPPSFSLPATSTKGIFGSPPSSRNPLDNNIAASNGLVFSDSNLSRFSAQHKESRKDLKPSNRQSLLSKEFSNSGLSDKVDKGNIMKQDTSVTEVSPDDNDNTSNEKFHFSIYKWASKGVTLAMPIRSERISRSKNKFKLEKCSSAKDWIVTEITTQNDSPIVYNDSSLTRNEKQDVSKTTTTIQNKVDSDQTVKHRVSGKDSIDSLSSRETLIKDVLVSPVTKESKAESNTLSTSEIVFYGKIEAANETQKHDSKSLNSLFGKSNKKQDDDAITRKAKEGNKGKSSKKLSSNLDIPINPKQDDGEITRKTREENTAKSSKKLSSNVDIPINPKEQGDGEITRKAREGNTAKISKKLSSNFDIHVNPKKQDEKRKTVPMRGVEYSKVTSEALLSPGRRSMGKGRVKGKVKDFVQIFNQDAETKPKADSKSRLQGYAYKQKGAVRANNDVDGEAEKSRKEISNIEITDMPANSFSQQDDISASEIHDISFAEDIGDKDESFHENFTIQVLSEDEGEVAQNQEIQEIQVIDKKIQQWSKGKEGNIRSLLSTLQYVLWPNCGWKPVPLVDIIEGNAVKRSYQRALLSLHPDKLQQKGATSEQKYIAEKVFDILQEAWTQFNMVGPL
- the LOC131660169 gene encoding J domain-containing protein required for chloroplast accumulation response 1 isoform X3 → MERFYNSSEQRDDDSYSNPSTSQRELEVDFNDVFGGPPRRSSGFSGEEGESGCCKWPMEGERGKSVFGDDSGVRRRYTNKKAKDFFDDIFGGEESQSQSQSPSGCSTPKKRDLQPLASSLPPSFSLPATSTKGIFGSPPSSRNPLDNNIAASNGLVFSDSNLSRFSAQHKESRKDLKPSNRQSLLSKEFSNSGLSDKVDKGNIMKQDTSVTEVSPDDNDNTSNEKFHFSIYKWASKGVTLAMPIRSERISRSKNKFKLEKCSSAKDWIVTEITTQNDSPIVYNDSSLTRNEKQDVSKTTTTIQNKVDSDQTVKHRVSGKDSIDSLSSRETLIKDVLVSPVTKESKAESNTLSTSEIVFYGKIEAANETQKHDSKSLNSLFGKSNKKQDDDAITRKAKEGNKGKSSKKLSSNLDIPINPKQDDGEITRKTREENTAKSSKKLSSNVDIPINPKEQVLTGDGEITRKAREGNTAKISKKLSSNFDIHVNPKKQDEKRKTVPMRGVEYSKVTSEALLSPGRRSMGKGRVKGKVKDFVQIFNQDAETKPKADSKSRLQGYAYKQKGAVRANNDVDGEAEKSRKEISNIEITDMPANSFSQQDDISASEIHDISFAEDIGDKDESFHENFTIQVLSEDEGEVAQNQEIQEIQVIDKKIQQWSKGKEGNIRSLLSTLQYVLWPNCGWKPVPLVDIIEGNAVKRSYQRALLSLHPDKLQQKGATSEQKYIAEKVFDILQEAWTQFNMVGPL
- the LOC131660169 gene encoding J domain-containing protein required for chloroplast accumulation response 1 isoform X5, translated to MTIAIAIRVRRRGNWKLISTTCLGDRRGGRRGSVEKKVNRDAVSGRWRVREGNRCLVMIVELEDVTQTKRLKISLMIYLEEKNLSLSLRVRVGVQRRRNAIFSHLRLLSLHPSAQHKESRKDLKPSNRQSLLSKEFSNSGLSDKVDKGNIMKQDTSVTEVSPDDNDNTSNEKFHFSIYKWASKGVTLAMPIRSERISRSKNKFKLEKCSSAKDWIVTEITTQNDSPIVYNDSSLTRNEKQDVSKTTTTIQNKVDSDQTVKHRVSGKDSIDSLSSRETLIKDVLVSPVTKESKAESNTLSTSEIVFYGKIEAANETQKHDSKSLNSLFGKSNKKQDDDAITRKAKEGNKGKSSKKLSSNLDIPINPKQVYMSDDGEITRKTREENTAKSSKKLSSNVDIPINPKEQVLTGDGEITRKAREGNTAKISKKLSSNFDIHVNPKKQDEKRKTVPMRGVEYSKVTSEALLSPGRRSMGKGRVKGKVKDFVQIFNQDAETKPKADSKSRLQGYAYKQKGAVRANNDVDGEAEKSRKEISNIEITDMPANSFSQQDDISASEIHDISFAEDIGDKDESFHENFTIQVLSEDEGEVAQNQEIQEIQVIDKKIQQWSKGKEGNIRSLLSTLQYVLWPNCGWKPVPLVDIIEGNAVKRSYQRALLSLHPDKLQQKGATSEQKYIAEKVFDILQEAWTQFNMVGPL
- the LOC131660169 gene encoding J domain-containing protein required for chloroplast accumulation response 1 isoform X2, whose product is MERFYNSSEQRDDDSYSNPSTSQRELEVDFNDVFGGPPRRSSGFSGEEGESGCCKWPMEGERGKSVFGDDSGVRRRYTNKKAKDFFDDIFGGEESQSQSQSPSGCSTPKKRDLQPLASSLPPSFSLPATSTKGIFGSPPSSRNPLDNNIAASNGLVFSDSNLSRFSAQHKESRKDLKPSNRQSLLSKEFSNSGLSDKVDKGNIMKQDTSVTEVSPDDNDNTSNEKFHFSIYKWASKGVTLAMPIRSERISRSKNKFKLEKCSSAKDWIVTEITTQNDSPIVYNDSSLTRNEKQDVSKTTTTIQNKVDSDQTVKHRVSGKDSIDSLSSRETLIKDVLVSPVTKESKAESNTLSTSEIVFYGKIEAANETQKHDSKSLNSLFGKSNKKQDDDAITRKAKEGNKGKSSKKLSSNLDIPINPKQVYMSDDGEITRKTREENTAKSSKKLSSNVDIPINPKEQGDGEITRKAREGNTAKISKKLSSNFDIHVNPKKQDEKRKTVPMRGVEYSKVTSEALLSPGRRSMGKGRVKGKVKDFVQIFNQDAETKPKADSKSRLQGYAYKQKGAVRANNDVDGEAEKSRKEISNIEITDMPANSFSQQDDISASEIHDISFAEDIGDKDESFHENFTIQVLSEDEGEVAQNQEIQEIQVIDKKIQQWSKGKEGNIRSLLSTLQYVLWPNCGWKPVPLVDIIEGNAVKRSYQRALLSLHPDKLQQKGATSEQKYIAEKVFDILQEAWTQFNMVGPL
- the LOC131660169 gene encoding J domain-containing protein required for chloroplast accumulation response 1 isoform X1, producing MERFYNSSEQRDDDSYSNPSTSQRELEVDFNDVFGGPPRRSSGFSGEEGESGCCKWPMEGERGKSVFGDDSGVRRRYTNKKAKDFFDDIFGGEESQSQSQSPSGCSTPKKRDLQPLASSLPPSFSLPATSTKGIFGSPPSSRNPLDNNIAASNGLVFSDSNLSRFSAQHKESRKDLKPSNRQSLLSKEFSNSGLSDKVDKGNIMKQDTSVTEVSPDDNDNTSNEKFHFSIYKWASKGVTLAMPIRSERISRSKNKFKLEKCSSAKDWIVTEITTQNDSPIVYNDSSLTRNEKQDVSKTTTTIQNKVDSDQTVKHRVSGKDSIDSLSSRETLIKDVLVSPVTKESKAESNTLSTSEIVFYGKIEAANETQKHDSKSLNSLFGKSNKKQDDDAITRKAKEGNKGKSSKKLSSNLDIPINPKQVYMSDDGEITRKTREENTAKSSKKLSSNVDIPINPKEQVLTGDGEITRKAREGNTAKISKKLSSNFDIHVNPKKQDEKRKTVPMRGVEYSKVTSEALLSPGRRSMGKGRVKGKVKDFVQIFNQDAETKPKADSKSRLQGYAYKQKGAVRANNDVDGEAEKSRKEISNIEITDMPANSFSQQDDISASEIHDISFAEDIGDKDESFHENFTIQVLSEDEGEVAQNQEIQEIQVIDKKIQQWSKGKEGNIRSLLSTLQYVLWPNCGWKPVPLVDIIEGNAVKRSYQRALLSLHPDKLQQKGATSEQKYIAEKVFDILQEAWTQFNMVGPL